One window of the Triticum dicoccoides isolate Atlit2015 ecotype Zavitan chromosome 3B, WEW_v2.0, whole genome shotgun sequence genome contains the following:
- the LOC119275401 gene encoding peroxidase 1-like: MVAAIVAVVVAVVCLRLPAVARGQLQVGFYNTSCPNAESLVQQAVASAFANDSGIAAGLIRLHFHDCFVRGCDASVLLVSANGTAERDAAPNKPSLRGFEVIDAAKAAVEKSCARTVSCADIVAFAARDSINLTGQAAYQVPSGRRDGNFSLDQDALNNLPPPTFTAQQLVDRFANKTLTAEEMVILSGAHTVGRSFCSSFLARIWNNTTATVDTGLSPAYAALLQALCPSSPNAATTTAVDPTTPAVLDNNYYKLLSLNLGLFFSDNQLRTNATLNTSVNSFAANETLWKQKFVAAMVKMGNIEVLTGTQGEIRLNCSVVNNRSSVAAPEAQMARHYYSGSTASIEEIATS; the protein is encoded by the exons ATGGTGGCTGCCATAGTTGCCGTGGTTGTGGCGGTTGTGTGCTTGCGGCTGCCGGCGGTGGCTCGCGGGCAGCTCCAGGTGGGCTTCTACAACACGAGCTGCCCCAACGCGGAGTCGCTGGTCCAGCAGGCCGTCGCCAGCGCCTTCGCCAACGACTCCGGCATCGCCGCCGGCCTCATCCGCCTCCATTTCCATGACTGCTTTGTCCGG GGATGTGACGCCTCCGTGCTGCTCGTGTCCGCCAACGGCACGGCTGAGCGCGACGCGGCCCCGAACAAGCCGAGCCTCCGGGGCTTCGAGGTGATCGACGCCGCCAAGGCCGCCGTGGAGAAGAGCTGCGCGCGCaccgtctcctgcgccgacatcgTGGCCTTCGCCGCCCGCGACAGCATCAACCTCACCGGGCAGGCCGCGTACCAGGTCCCCTCGGGCCGGCGCGACGGCAACTTCTCCCTCGATCAGGACGCGCTCAACAACCTGCCTCCGCCCACGTTCACGGCGCAGCAGCTCGTCGACCGCTTCGCCAACAAGACCCTCACCGCCGAGGAGATGGTCATCCTCTCCGGCGCCCACACCGTGGGTCGCTCCTTCTGCAGCTCCTTCCTCGCCCGCATCTGGAACAACACCACCGCCACC GTGGACACGGGGCTGAGCCCAGCGTACGCGGCGCTGCTGCAGGCGCTGTGCCCGTCGAGTCCGAACGCGGCCACGACGACGGCGGTCGATCCGACCACGCCCGCGGTGCTGGACAACAACTACTACAAGCTCCTGTCGCTCAACCTCGGCCTCTTCTTCTCCGACAACCAGCTGCGGACCAACGCCACGCTCAACACGTCCGTGAACAGCTTCGCGGCGAACGAAACGCTCTGGAAGCAGAAGTTCGTCGCGGCCATGGTGAAGATGGGGAACATCGAGGTGCTCACCGGCACCCAGGGGGAGATCCGGCTCAACTGCAGCGTCGTCAACAACCGGTCGTCGGTGGCAGCCCCCGAGGCTCAGATGGCTCGCCACTACTACTCGGGATCCACCGCCTCCATCGAGGAGATCGCGACCAGCTGA
- the LOC119275402 gene encoding ervatamin-B-like: MTSSMACLVLLLGIACLLQASLTAAAPPPPPSWELPESEVRSRWTRWQTKYSKRYPTPEEKEKRFQVFKTNTNSIGAFASQTTVNAVVGGFGPQTVTTVRVGMNRFGDLNPSEVAEQFTGFNNSVFTPEPPSPLPYDSWKPCCVDWRSSGAVTGVKFQGSCLSCWAFAAVAAIEGMNKIRTGELVSLSEQQLVDCDTGSSGCSGGRTDTALGLVASRGGITSEERYPYSGFKGTCDVDKLLFDHQAAVKGFKAVPPNDERQLALAVARQPVTVYIDASTWEFQFYSGGIFRGPCSADAATVNHAVTIVGYCEEFGEKFWIAKNSWSNDWGDQGYILLAKDVFGPTGTCGLATSPFYPTA, translated from the exons ATGACTTCTTCCATGGCTTGCCTTGTCCTACTCTTGGGCATCGCCTGCCTCCTGCAGGCATCGCTGACCGcggcggccccgccgccgccgccatcgtggGAGCTGCCGGAATCCGAGGTGAGGTCCAGGTGGACGAGGTGGCAAACCAAGTACTCCAAGCGCTACCCGACCCCCGAGGAGAAGGAGAAGCGGTTCCAGGTATTCAAGACGAACACCAACTCCATCGGCGCTTTCGCCAGCCAGACTACGGTCAACGCCGTCGTCGGCGGGTTCGGGCCCCAGACCGTCACCACGGTCAGGGTCGGCATGAACAGATTCGGCGACCTCAACCCCAGCGAGGTCGCGGAGCAGTTCACCGGGTTCAACAACTCCGTCTTCACCCCAGAGCCTCCCTCCCCGCTCCCCTACGACTCCTGGAAGCCGTGCTGCGTTGACTGGCGCTCGAGCGGCGCCGTCACCGGCGTCAAGTTTCAGGGCTCTTGCT TGTCATGCTGGGCGTTCGCGGCCGTGGCGGCCATCGAGGGCATGAACAAGATCAGGACCGGCGAGCTGGTGTCGCTGTCGGAGCAGCAGCTTGTGGACTGCGACACCGGCAGCAGCGGCTGCAGCGGCGGCCGCACTGACACTGCCCTGGGCCTCGTCGCCTCCCGCGGCGGCATCACGTCAGAGGAGAGGTACCCGTACAGCGGCTTCAAGGGCACCTGCGACGTGGACAAGCTGCTGTTCGACCACCAGGCGGCCGTCAAGGGATTCAAGGCCGTGCCGCCCAACGACGAGCGGCAGCTGGCGCTGGCCGTGGCGCGGCAGCCCGTGACGGTGTACATCGACGCCAGCACGTGGGAGTTCCAGTTCTACTCAGGCGGCATCTTCCGGGGCCCCTGCTCCGCCGATGCCGCGACGGTCAACCACGCCGTCACCATTGTCGGCTACTGCGAGGAGTTCGGTGAGAAGTTCTGGATCGCCAAGAACTCGTGGAGCAACGACTGGGGCGACCAGGGATACATCCTCCTCGCCAAGGACGTTTTCGGGCCGACGGGCACCTGCGGCCTCGCCACCTCGCCCTTCTACCCAACAGCTTGA